In Pseudoroseomonas cervicalis, the DNA window GGACGGCCCCATTGTCGTGGCCTCGGGCGAGATCGCCGGCTAGAGCGCCGGCGGGACAGGCAAAGGCCGCCATCCGGCCAGGAAGGAATGCCCGATGCTGCTCGCCATCGACGCCGGCAACACCAATGTCGTCTTCGCCATCCATGATGGCACCGCCTGGCGCGGCCGCTGGCGCATCCGCACCGATGCGGCGCGCACCAGCGACGAATATGCGGTGTGGCTGCTGGCGCTGCTCGGCCATGCGGGGCTGCGGGCCGGTGACATTTCCCGCTGCGTGCTGGGCACGGTGGTGCCGGCGGCGCTGTACAATCTGCGCCGGCTCTGCCGCGAATGGTTCGATTGCGAGCCGCTGGTGGCGCGCGCGCCGCTGGATTGGGGCTTCCCCATCCGGGTCGACCAGCCGGAGGAGGTGGGCGCCGACCGGCTGCTGAACGCGCTCGCCGCCCATCACCATTACCGCGGCCCGCTGGTGGTGATCGATTTCGGCACCGCCACCACCTTCGACGTGGTGGATTCGGATGGCGGCTATCTGGGTGGGGTGATCGCGCCGGGCATCAACCTGTCGATCGAGGCGCTGCACAAGGCCGCGGCCCGGCTGCCGCGCATCGGCATCGGCCGTCCCCAATCCGTGATCGGCACCGCCACCGTTCCGGCGATGCAATCCGGCATCTTCTGGGGCTATGTGGGTCTGGTGGAAGGCATTGTCGCCCGCATCCGCGCCGAATATGGCGCCCCGCTCAAGGTCATCGGCACCGGTGGCCTGGCCCCGCTCTTCGCCGAGGGCACCCCGGTGCTGGAGACCACCGACCCCGATATCACGCTGGAAGGGTTGCGCCTGTTGGCGGAGCGCAACGCCATCCCCATCTTCCAACGCACGAGTTTGCCTGACGCGCTCCGGTCCGAAGCGGATTGAGACGATGCGAGGGCCCAGGAACCTGCCCCGAGGGGCAATGATTAAACAAACAACAACACTTCCAACTGGCGAGTATCTATGGATCTGGACAACGGAGATTTTGCCTTCATCCCGCTGGGCGGGACGGGGGAGATCGGACTCAACCTG includes these proteins:
- a CDS encoding type III pantothenate kinase, yielding MLLAIDAGNTNVVFAIHDGTAWRGRWRIRTDAARTSDEYAVWLLALLGHAGLRAGDISRCVLGTVVPAALYNLRRLCREWFDCEPLVARAPLDWGFPIRVDQPEEVGADRLLNALAAHHHYRGPLVVIDFGTATTFDVVDSDGGYLGGVIAPGINLSIEALHKAAARLPRIGIGRPQSVIGTATVPAMQSGIFWGYVGLVEGIVARIRAEYGAPLKVIGTGGLAPLFAEGTPVLETTDPDITLEGLRLLAERNAIPIFQRTSLPDALRSEAD